In the Candidatus Bathyarchaeia archaeon genome, TTTCGAAAACAAAAATTCATCAAAACGGTGCCTGCCTCCAATAAAGTCACTGACAAAACAAAAACTGGAAGCATTTTTCTCCACAATACATGTAGAATCTGCAGCCATTGCATGCTCGACCGGCTGTTCACCAAAAGCACTTGCGGCTGCAGCCAAAAAAATAACTAAAAACGGCGCGAAACCAATCAAATTTACCTGACTTAGGCTCAAGGGTCTCGCTTAGCAGGGTATTAAGCGGTTAAGAAGAGCTCTTACCTTTCAGTTACGGGCTTAAAGTTCTCATCTGGGGCTGCCAAGTTTATGATTATATATAATTCGGGACTCTTCGAACAAACACGAACGAGCCAGACAAAAAATCAGGCAGCTCTCAAGGGAACAAAGGAAAAACAAGGTTTTCAAAAAAGGTGTGTTCGGTTGATGCTTTTGTATACAGAAAAGAATATGCAAGAACCACGTACATAACGTTAAAGATGCCCCCAAAAAGCAGGGTACAAGCGGTCAAACAGAAGTTGGTTTCATCAAGTCTTTGACAGTGGTGCCGACCGAAAGCTCGCAGGCTAAAACTACTTTTCGCAGTTTCCCTGGCTGGGACAAATGGAAAAGAGCATGAATTTAGCTTAAGACACACAATTTCTACGCTTAGAAGAGGAATTTTTAGCTGTTTATTGTAAAAAATCAACATTCGAAATATTTTCGACACTAATAAAATTGACAGATAAAAAATCAAACCGCAAAAACACCAAAAACAACTAACCAAACTACCCCGAAAAAACAAGTCGACCAAAAATTAAATCATAAAACCATCTTAAAAGTCACTTCAAAATTAAACAATCGTTTTTTGTAACAAGAGACAAAAAAGGCACACCCAAGACACACCGAAAAAACCCCAAACCAAGCCCCAAAAAGGCTGTAAGACAAAATTGGCGCGCCCAATCAGAGCCTTGCCCGCCAGTTGGGCCAAATTTGCCAACAAATACGCACAGAAAAGCAGAGCTAACAGTCCCTATGGAAAAGGGGATTTCATGATTATATAAGGTTCGGAGCTGTTCGAAAAAAAGCGTTTATGACAGGAGGCAGGTGCAGAACGGGGAAAGGAGGGAGACAAGGTTCAAACTTGGGAAATACAGAAGGGCTATCTTCGAAAACACGGTATTGCAAGACCGCTATTGGCCCTTTCAGAAGGGCTAAAGGAACTGAAGATATACAGGTGCACCTGCTTAAGTAAACATCAGCAGGGGAAACGCAGAGAAGCCATGCGTAACGGTTGAAAGGCGTAGATGCTTCCTGAAGCAAAGCTAGAGAAACAAAAGAAGTTAGTTGTGTTTTTTTCGAGGTTTTTGACCCAGCAAACCTTCAGCGAGCTTTAAGTCTACGGGCGTGTTCACATTGAAAAAAGTCTTCAGCTGCGGATCCATTTGTTCAATGACCAACGTTGAAACATACCGCACCCCACCCAAATTCTCAACCATATCCGAAACCTCCAAGAACTCGTCTTCAAGCGCCATAAGAGCAGCTTTCAACGCGCTCTGTGTGTGATAAACGGCATGCAACGGTTCAATCCGTTGGTCAGTCCACCGGGGAATCGCCGCGGTCCTGTTGTGGCAGAGCTCGAAAAGCAAATCCAGAACCTCAACCGAAACCAGCGGCATATCCGAACCAACAAGCAAACTGTATTCGCCGTGGGCAGCCTCAAGCCCAACCACTACACCA is a window encoding:
- a CDS encoding molybdenum cofactor guanylyltransferase; the protein is MNRSAIVLAGGFSERFGQDKAVVELKGKPLLQRVVDAVSGVVDEVIVVTKTEDLVKEYTQFLKPEVKFIVDHDDAQGPLVGVVVGLEAAHGEYSLLVGSDMPLVSVEVLDLLFELCHNRTAAIPRWTDQRIEPLHAVYHTQSALKAALMALEDEFLEVSDMVENLGGVRYVSTLVIEQMDPQLKTFFNVNTPVDLKLAEGLLGQKPRKKHN